One segment of Methylotuvimicrobium sp. KM2 DNA contains the following:
- the urtA gene encoding urea ABC transporter substrate-binding protein, with the protein MKKLSKNIKLLSIAAVASFFSVTAPTASAEETIKVGVLHSLSGTMAISETTLKDTMLMLIEEQNKKGGLLGKKLEPVVVDPASNWPLFAEKARELLTKDKVAAIFGCWTSVSRKSVLPVVEELNGLLFYPVQYEGEESSKNVFYTGAAPNQQAIPAVDYLMNDFGAERWVLAGTDYVYPRTTNKILEAYLKAKGVDEKDIMINYTPFGHSDWQSIVSDIKKFGSAGKKTAVVSTINGDANIPFYKELGNQGISSEDIPVVAFSVGEEELSGIDTKPLVGHLAAWNYFMSVDTTKNAAFIKQWHEFIKNPKRVTNDPMEAHYIGFNMWVKAVEKAGTTDPDAVQKAIIGVEAPNLTGGISKMLPNHHITKPVLIGEIQEDGQFLTVWQTNKLVPGDAWSDFLPESKPIIADWTPPILCGNFNTETKKCSGQNY; encoded by the coding sequence ATGAAGAAACTATCGAAAAATATTAAATTATTGAGCATTGCGGCCGTTGCATCGTTTTTTTCAGTTACGGCTCCGACCGCTTCCGCCGAAGAAACGATCAAAGTCGGCGTCTTGCATTCATTGTCGGGCACGATGGCGATTAGCGAAACGACCCTCAAGGATACGATGCTGATGTTGATCGAGGAACAGAACAAAAAAGGCGGCTTGCTCGGCAAGAAACTCGAACCGGTCGTCGTAGACCCGGCCTCGAACTGGCCTTTGTTCGCCGAGAAAGCACGCGAACTCTTGACCAAGGACAAGGTTGCGGCGATCTTCGGTTGCTGGACTTCTGTCTCGCGTAAATCGGTATTGCCGGTCGTCGAGGAATTGAATGGTTTGTTGTTCTATCCGGTGCAATACGAAGGCGAGGAATCGTCGAAAAACGTGTTCTACACCGGCGCGGCGCCGAATCAGCAGGCGATTCCGGCCGTCGATTATTTGATGAACGATTTCGGCGCCGAACGCTGGGTGTTGGCCGGTACCGACTATGTCTATCCGCGCACCACCAACAAGATTCTCGAGGCCTATCTGAAAGCCAAGGGCGTTGATGAAAAGGACATCATGATCAACTACACGCCGTTCGGTCATTCCGATTGGCAAAGCATCGTGTCGGATATCAAGAAATTTGGTTCGGCCGGTAAGAAAACGGCGGTTGTTTCGACGATCAACGGCGATGCCAACATTCCTTTCTATAAAGAATTGGGCAATCAAGGCATTTCATCTGAGGACATTCCGGTCGTTGCATTCTCGGTCGGCGAAGAGGAGTTATCAGGCATCGATACCAAGCCGTTGGTCGGTCACCTAGCCGCTTGGAATTATTTCATGAGTGTCGATACGACCAAGAACGCTGCCTTTATCAAGCAATGGCACGAGTTTATCAAGAATCCGAAACGCGTGACCAACGATCCGATGGAAGCGCATTACATCGGTTTCAACATGTGGGTCAAGGCGGTCGAAAAGGCCGGTACAACCGACCCGGATGCCGTGCAAAAAGCGATCATCGGCGTCGAGGCTCCGAACCTGACCGGCGGTATCTCGAAAATGCTGCCGAACCACCACATCACCAAGCCGGTATTAATCGGCGAAATTCAGGAAGACGGCCAGTTCTTGACCGTTTGGCAAACCAATAAATTGGTTCCGGGCGACGCCTGGTCGGATTTTCTGCCGGAGAGTAAGCCGATCATTGCCGACTGGACGCCACCAATTCTGTGCGGCAACTTCAATACCGAAACCAAAAAGTGTTCCGGGCAAAATTATTGA
- the urtB gene encoding urea ABC transporter permease subunit UrtB has protein sequence MKANSFTWRMSLLALLMLCVRPGIALDESTAETADNQEVSEQQAQTVLDPFADALARLLLGSMKDREQASEQISMTGHPRSLLILEALLDSRLYALRDKQTAVIATEVGQGYRIAEASTGADLGLVDRSDLSKVNITNSLRTKLRKKIALLQLQSDDASVRHSAVNAMVKTADAKTLELLKEHESTEQDAEVLSTIRLIFALHDLQNSDKSVRLNAMDTLKEYNSLEAYNRLNALVEKDSAGNFIETDTEVRKKAQAALKKIDARLQFYSSIETVFFGLSLGAVLVLAAIGLAITFGVMGVINMAHGELMMLGAYTTYVMQQIMPHHIGLSVILAIPSAFMISALVGVAIERGIIRFLYGRPLETLLATFGISLFLQQTVRSIFSPLNRSVTTPVWMSGSWQINDFLSLTWNRFYIVLFCLLVFAALLQILKKTRLGLEVRAVAQNRNMAKAMGIPTARVDAMTFGLGSGIAGVAGVALSQITNVGPNLGQNYIVDSFMVVVFGGVGNLWGTLVAGFSLGIANKILEPHAGAVLAKILVLVFIILFIQKRPRGLFPQKGRAAEA, from the coding sequence ATGAAAGCGAATTCATTCACATGGCGTATGTCGTTATTGGCCTTATTGATGCTATGCGTCCGGCCCGGTATTGCGTTGGATGAGTCGACCGCTGAAACGGCTGATAATCAGGAAGTCTCGGAACAGCAAGCCCAAACCGTTCTCGATCCGTTTGCCGATGCCCTGGCGCGTTTGCTTCTTGGCAGCATGAAAGATCGCGAGCAGGCCAGCGAGCAAATAAGCATGACCGGACATCCCAGGTCTTTACTAATTTTGGAAGCTTTGTTGGATAGCCGTTTATATGCATTGCGTGATAAACAAACGGCGGTGATCGCTACCGAAGTCGGTCAAGGCTACCGGATCGCCGAGGCGTCGACCGGGGCCGATTTAGGTCTTGTCGATCGTTCTGACTTGTCGAAAGTTAACATTACCAACAGCTTGCGCACCAAGCTACGCAAGAAAATAGCTCTTCTACAGTTGCAATCGGATGATGCTTCGGTCAGGCACTCTGCGGTCAATGCGATGGTCAAGACAGCCGACGCGAAAACGCTGGAGTTGTTGAAGGAGCACGAATCGACCGAACAAGACGCGGAGGTGCTATCGACAATTCGTCTGATTTTTGCCCTACACGATCTGCAAAATAGCGACAAATCGGTCCGTCTGAACGCGATGGACACTTTGAAGGAATACAACAGTCTCGAAGCCTACAATCGCTTGAATGCATTGGTCGAAAAGGACAGCGCCGGCAATTTCATCGAAACGGATACCGAAGTCAGGAAAAAAGCCCAGGCCGCTCTGAAAAAAATCGACGCCCGGCTGCAGTTTTACAGCAGTATCGAAACGGTGTTCTTCGGGCTGAGTCTCGGCGCGGTGCTAGTGCTGGCCGCGATCGGGCTGGCGATCACGTTCGGCGTGATGGGCGTGATCAACATGGCGCACGGAGAATTGATGATGCTCGGCGCTTATACGACCTATGTGATGCAACAGATCATGCCCCATCATATCGGTTTGTCGGTAATTCTGGCGATTCCTTCGGCGTTCATGATTTCGGCGCTGGTCGGCGTCGCGATCGAACGAGGCATTATCCGGTTTCTGTACGGTCGGCCGCTCGAAACCTTGCTGGCGACTTTCGGCATAAGCCTGTTCTTGCAGCAAACGGTGCGTTCGATTTTTTCGCCGCTGAACCGCAGCGTCACGACGCCGGTATGGATGAGCGGTTCGTGGCAGATCAACGATTTTCTGTCGCTGACTTGGAATCGTTTTTACATCGTGCTGTTTTGCTTGCTGGTATTTGCGGCGCTATTGCAAATTCTTAAGAAGACGCGGCTGGGTCTCGAAGTCAGGGCCGTCGCGCAAAACCGCAACATGGCGAAGGCGATGGGCATTCCGACCGCCCGGGTCGATGCGATGACCTTCGGGCTGGGCTCGGGCATCGCCGGAGTCGCCGGTGTTGCATTGAGCCAGATCACCAATGTCGGGCCGAATCTGGGGCAGAACTATATCGTCGATTCGTTCATGGTCGTCGTCTTCGGCGGCGTCGGCAATCTTTGGGGCACATTGGTCGCCGGGTTCTCGCTCGGTATCGCCAACAAGATACTCGAACCCCATGCCGGCGCGGTGCTCGCGAAGATTTTGGTATTGGTGTTCATCATTCTGTTCATTCAAAAACGCCCGCGCGGACTGTTTCCGCAAAAGGGCCGCGCGGCGGAGGCATGA
- the urtC gene encoding urea ABC transporter permease subunit UrtC: MKSLFISNDKTANVVLLSLISLTALVPLCNLTFPSGSALHFSAYTVSLLGKYLTFALLGLSLDLVWGYCGILALGHGAFFALGGYAMGMYLMRQIGERGVYGDPILPDFMVFLDWKELPWYWYGFDQFWFALPMVLLAPGVLAFVFGWLAFRSRVTGVYLSIITQALTYALMLAFFRNEMGFGGNNGLTDFKDILGFNIQSEAVRVTLFMISGLALIGAFLLSRWIACTKLGRVVTAVRDHEARVRFLGYRVEMFKLWIFVFAAMLAGIAGALYVPQVGIINPSEFSPLNSLEIVVWVAIGGRGTLYGAIIGAMLVNYGKTVLTGLLPEIWLFTLGATFVLVTVFMPNGLAGLLLKKSGGSRT, from the coding sequence ATGAAGAGTCTGTTTATCAGTAATGACAAGACGGCGAATGTCGTGCTGCTATCTTTGATCTCGTTGACCGCGCTGGTGCCCCTTTGCAATTTAACTTTTCCAAGCGGTTCGGCGCTGCATTTTTCGGCCTATACCGTATCCTTGCTCGGCAAGTATCTGACCTTTGCGTTACTGGGCTTGTCGCTCGACTTGGTTTGGGGCTATTGCGGCATCCTCGCGCTCGGTCACGGTGCGTTCTTCGCATTGGGCGGTTATGCGATGGGGATGTATCTCATGCGCCAAATTGGTGAGCGCGGCGTTTATGGCGATCCGATTTTGCCCGATTTCATGGTGTTTTTAGATTGGAAAGAACTGCCATGGTACTGGTACGGCTTCGATCAATTCTGGTTTGCGCTGCCGATGGTGCTGCTGGCGCCGGGTGTGTTGGCTTTCGTGTTCGGTTGGCTCGCGTTCCGTTCTCGGGTAACCGGCGTGTATCTGTCGATCATCACGCAGGCTTTGACTTATGCCTTGATGCTGGCTTTTTTCCGCAACGAAATGGGCTTCGGCGGCAACAACGGCTTGACCGACTTCAAGGACATCCTCGGTTTCAACATTCAATCCGAAGCGGTCAGAGTCACGCTATTCATGATTTCCGGACTTGCCCTTATTGGTGCATTTTTGCTGTCGAGATGGATCGCGTGCACCAAACTGGGTCGTGTCGTGACCGCTGTGCGCGATCATGAGGCGCGCGTGCGCTTTTTGGGCTACCGGGTCGAAATGTTCAAGCTCTGGATATTCGTGTTCGCGGCGATGCTGGCCGGAATTGCCGGCGCATTGTATGTACCGCAGGTCGGTATCATCAATCCGAGCGAATTTTCGCCGTTGAACTCGTTGGAGATCGTCGTCTGGGTCGCGATCGGTGGGCGGGGTACGCTGTACGGCGCGATCATCGGCGCGATGCTGGTCAATTACGGCAAAACGGTGTTGACCGGCTTGCTTCCGGAAATTTGGTTATTCACATTGGGCGCGACTTTCGTTCTCGTCACGGTATTTATGCCGAATGGATTGGCAGGTTTGTTGCTTAAGAAAAGCGGGGGGTCGCGGACATGA
- the urtD gene encoding urea ABC transporter ATP-binding protein UrtD: protein MTMPLLDRYKTFDFVRRPVKPGELDVSHKTILYLEDVSVSFDGFKALNNLSLYIDNGELRCLIGPNGAGKTTLMDVITGKTKPDSGSVFFGQTIDLLELDEPAIAQAGICRKFQKPSVFENLSVFDNLELAMKTDKGAWPVLFARLNGEQRDRIEEVLTTIGLIEHRKQQAGILSHGQKQWLEIGMLLMQEPKVMLVDEPVAGMTHQEIDRTAELLLSLQGKHSIVVVEHDMEFVRSIARKVTVLHEGSVLTEGTMDEVQNDPRVIQVYLGD, encoded by the coding sequence ATGACTATGCCTTTGCTTGATCGATATAAAACCTTCGATTTTGTCAGAAGGCCTGTCAAGCCCGGCGAACTCGATGTATCGCACAAAACGATTCTCTATCTTGAAGATGTCAGCGTTAGTTTCGATGGCTTCAAGGCTTTGAACAATCTGTCCTTATACATAGACAACGGCGAATTGCGTTGCCTGATCGGACCGAATGGAGCCGGCAAGACGACGCTGATGGATGTGATTACCGGCAAGACGAAGCCCGACAGCGGTTCGGTCTTTTTCGGGCAAACCATCGATTTGCTCGAATTGGACGAGCCGGCGATCGCGCAGGCCGGCATCTGCCGCAAGTTCCAAAAGCCGAGCGTGTTCGAAAATTTGAGCGTGTTCGACAATCTGGAATTGGCGATGAAAACGGACAAGGGGGCCTGGCCGGTGCTATTCGCAAGACTGAACGGCGAGCAGCGCGACCGCATCGAAGAGGTGCTGACGACGATTGGACTGATCGAGCATCGCAAACAACAAGCCGGGATCTTGTCGCATGGACAAAAGCAATGGCTCGAGATCGGCATGTTGCTGATGCAGGAGCCGAAAGTAATGTTGGTCGACGAACCGGTTGCCGGCATGACTCATCAAGAAATCGACCGCACCGCTGAATTGCTGCTGTCGTTGCAAGGCAAGCATTCGATCGTCGTGGTCGAACACGACATGGAATTCGTGCGCTCGATCGCGCGCAAGGTCACAGTATTGCATGAAGGTTCGGTATTGACCGAGGGCACGATGGACGAAGTACAAAACGACCCTCGCGTGATTCAAGTGTATCTGGGGGACTAA
- a CDS encoding ABC transporter ATP-binding protein translates to MLNINSLNQYYRESHTLWDLQLSVPEGGCVCLMGRNGVGKTTLLKCIMGLIPVRSGEMLFDGVDLAPLKPEQRAELGIGFVPQGREIFPLLTVEENLKIGLRAARKHGIKKVPEHIFEIFPVLKQMLGRRGGDLSGGQQQQLAIGRALVLNPRLLILDEPTEGIQPNIVSEIGDVIIRLNKARGVATPLLKNEAKDEVREAIKTINRDMGVTVLLVEQKLPFARKVADRFCIMERGRSVAAGEMGELDETKVKRYLTV, encoded by the coding sequence ATGCTGAACATCAATTCATTGAATCAATATTACCGCGAAAGCCACACGCTGTGGGACTTGCAACTATCGGTTCCGGAAGGTGGTTGCGTCTGCCTTATGGGACGCAACGGCGTCGGTAAAACGACCTTGCTGAAATGTATCATGGGTCTGATTCCGGTGCGCAGCGGCGAAATGCTGTTCGACGGCGTCGATCTCGCGCCGCTAAAACCCGAGCAACGCGCCGAACTCGGCATCGGTTTTGTGCCGCAGGGCCGCGAGATTTTTCCGCTGCTGACGGTCGAGGAGAATCTAAAAATCGGTTTGCGCGCGGCGCGAAAACACGGCATCAAAAAAGTGCCGGAGCATATTTTCGAGATATTCCCTGTGCTGAAGCAGATGCTCGGGCGGCGCGGGGGCGATCTGTCCGGCGGCCAACAGCAGCAATTGGCAATCGGGCGGGCCTTGGTGCTCAATCCGAGATTGCTGATTCTGGACGAGCCGACCGAGGGCATACAGCCGAACATCGTCAGCGAAATAGGCGACGTGATCATTCGCTTGAACAAGGCTAGAGGCGTTGCGACTCCCTTGCTGAAAAACGAGGCCAAGGACGAGGTTCGCGAAGCGATCAAGACGATCAACCGCGACATGGGCGTCACGGTTTTGTTGGTCGAACAAAAACTGCCGTTCGCGCGCAAGGTCGCCGACCGTTTCTGCATCATGGAGCGCGGGCGAAGCGTCGCGGCGGGCGAGATGGGCGAATTGGACGAAACGAAGGTCAAGCGCTATTTGACGGTGTGA
- a CDS encoding HupE/UreJ family protein, with amino-acid sequence MMINNKYTAALVASILLLPIQAFAHLGTGADHGFGEGVIHPLLGSDHLLVMIAVGLWAFCFGGRGRWLLPLSFLSAMAFGAGLAFAGISVAYPEYWVALSVLVSGIIVLCDWHLSLTQACIVAAMFALSHGYVHALEIGPDTDRTGYALGFLLSTASLHGIGLAAGLLSPVILKWTRAAVAISCATVGLTLLLGA; translated from the coding sequence ATGATGATCAATAACAAATACACTGCGGCGCTAGTCGCTTCGATACTTCTGTTGCCGATACAGGCCTTCGCGCATCTCGGCACCGGTGCGGATCATGGATTCGGCGAAGGAGTTATACATCCGTTGCTCGGTTCGGATCATCTGTTGGTGATGATTGCGGTCGGCCTGTGGGCTTTTTGTTTTGGAGGGCGGGGGCGCTGGTTATTGCCTTTGAGTTTCCTGTCGGCAATGGCTTTCGGGGCAGGTTTGGCATTCGCCGGTATTTCGGTGGCTTATCCGGAATATTGGGTGGCGTTGTCGGTACTGGTCTCGGGAATTATCGTGCTGTGCGACTGGCACCTTTCGTTGACGCAGGCTTGCATCGTGGCGGCCATGTTCGCATTGAGTCACGGCTATGTGCATGCATTGGAAATCGGTCCCGATACGGACCGAACCGGTTATGCCTTGGGCTTTTTGCTTTCAACCGCCTCGTTGCACGGCATCGGTTTGGCGGCAGGTTTACTGAGCCCCGTGATTTTGAAATGGACACGCGCCGCTGTTGCTATATCGTGTGCAACGGTAGGCCTGACCTTGTTGCTCGGTGCTTGA
- a CDS encoding urease accessory protein UreD encodes MYSDRCAVNEAGIDSRQGWQAELSLGFMKTESRTVLRRRAHRGPLTVQRPFYPEGDVCHLYLLHPPGGIVAGDQLTIEVKAEHGSHALITTPAAGKFYRSEGESASQSVAMTIEENAVLEWLPQETIVFEGARLRSATTINIDPGARFIAWEIIVLGRPASGEGFELGEALLNWRIALEDEPVYLERLRLDAQAFAARWGMNRHSACGTLFTYPASTEVLEIVRNMIGDAPGRGVTRIDDLLICRALDHRADKLRDFFNQVWAAIREATVGRKACMPRIWAT; translated from the coding sequence GTGTACAGCGACAGATGCGCGGTAAACGAAGCCGGAATCGATTCGCGTCAGGGTTGGCAGGCCGAGTTGTCGCTGGGCTTTATGAAGACCGAAAGCAGAACGGTGTTGCGGCGCAGGGCTCATCGCGGCCCATTGACCGTGCAACGGCCGTTTTATCCCGAAGGCGATGTGTGTCATCTGTATTTGTTGCATCCGCCTGGCGGCATCGTTGCCGGAGACCAATTGACGATAGAAGTCAAAGCCGAACACGGCAGTCATGCCTTGATCACGACGCCTGCCGCCGGTAAGTTTTACCGCAGTGAAGGCGAAAGCGCGTCTCAGTCGGTCGCGATGACGATCGAAGAAAATGCGGTCTTGGAATGGCTGCCGCAAGAAACGATCGTCTTCGAAGGCGCGCGGCTGAGGTCTGCCACGACGATCAATATCGATCCCGGCGCGCGTTTCATCGCATGGGAGATCATCGTATTAGGTCGTCCCGCATCCGGCGAAGGTTTTGAACTGGGTGAAGCCTTATTGAATTGGCGCATAGCGCTGGAAGACGAGCCGGTTTATTTGGAGCGTTTGCGCCTCGACGCGCAAGCCTTCGCGGCACGTTGGGGTATGAATCGTCATTCGGCTTGCGGAACCTTGTTTACTTATCCTGCTTCGACAGAAGTTTTAGAGATTGTGCGAAACATGATCGGCGACGCACCTGGACGCGGCGTCACACGCATCGATGATTTATTGATTTGCCGCGCATTGGATCACAGAGCCGATAAACTGCGCGACTTTTTCAACCAGGTTTGGGCGGCTATTCGCGAGGCGACGGTAGGCCGCAAAGCCTGTATGCCGCGTATCTGGGCGACATGA
- the ureA gene encoding urease subunit gamma — translation MQLTPREKDKLLLFTAALLAERRRNRGLKLNYPEAVAYISAAIMEGARDGRAVAELMEYGRTLLNKDDVMDGVCEMLPEVQVEATFPDGTKLVTVHNPIE, via the coding sequence ATGCAATTGACACCACGCGAAAAAGACAAATTACTGCTTTTTACGGCCGCATTGTTGGCCGAGCGCCGCAGGAATAGAGGCCTAAAGCTCAATTATCCGGAAGCGGTCGCCTATATTTCGGCCGCGATCATGGAAGGCGCTAGGGACGGGCGAGCCGTCGCCGAATTGATGGAATACGGCAGAACGCTGCTGAACAAAGACGACGTAATGGACGGCGTTTGCGAAATGCTGCCCGAAGTGCAGGTCGAAGCGACTTTTCCGGATGGGACCAAACTGGTCACGGTCCATAATCCGATCGAATAG
- a CDS encoding urease subunit beta has product MIPGEIITVDGDLEINAGRKAIRLTIANSGDRPIQVGSHYHFYETNPALKFDRDKARGYRLDIPAGTAVRFEPGQQREVQLVPFAGLRRIYGFRGQIMGALEDNHE; this is encoded by the coding sequence ATGATTCCCGGTGAAATCATTACAGTCGACGGCGATCTTGAAATAAATGCCGGACGCAAGGCGATACGCTTGACGATCGCGAACAGCGGCGACCGTCCGATTCAGGTCGGCTCGCATTATCATTTTTATGAAACCAATCCGGCCTTGAAATTCGATCGCGATAAGGCTCGCGGCTATCGGCTCGATATTCCGGCCGGCACCGCGGTACGCTTCGAACCCGGTCAGCAACGCGAAGTGCAATTGGTGCCTTTTGCCGGGTTGCGTAGAATTTACGGATTTCGCGGGCAAATCATGGGCGCGTTGGAGGACAATCATGAGTAA
- the ureC gene encoding urease subunit alpha produces the protein MSKLSRQAYVDMFGPTTGDRVRLADSELFLEVEKDLTIYGDEVKFGGGKVIRDGMGQSQAGSQTAMDLVITNALIVDHWGIVKADVGIKNGRIAAIGKAGNPDVQEGVDIIIGPGTEIIAGEGQILTAGGIDAHIHFICPQQVDEALMSGVTTMLGGGTGPATGTNATTCTPGPWNIHRMLQALDGLPMNFGLLGKGNASLPEALEEQIRAGAMGLKLHEDWGTTPAAIDCCLSVAERFDVQVAIHTDTLNESGFVEDTIAAFKGRTIHTYHTEGAGGGHAPDIIKACGQANVLPSSTNPTRPYTINTVDEHLDMLMVCHHLDPGIPEDVAFAESRIRRETIAAEDILHDLGAFSMISSDSQAMGRVGEVITRTWQTAHKMKVQRGSLQEDNARHDNFRIKRYIAKYTINPAISHGISHEVGSVAVGKLADLVLWQPAFFGVKPSLILKGGFIAAAPMGDPNASIPTPQPVHYRPMFGSFGKAAASTSMVFLSQAGADSGLAETLRLDKRIGAVSGTRSIGKHSMIHNHYQPVIEVDPQTYVVRADGMLLTCEPADVLPFAQRYFLF, from the coding sequence ATGAGTAAATTGAGCCGACAGGCTTATGTCGATATGTTCGGTCCGACCACCGGCGACCGCGTGCGTTTGGCCGATAGCGAATTGTTTCTCGAAGTCGAGAAAGACCTGACGATCTACGGCGACGAGGTCAAATTCGGCGGCGGCAAGGTGATACGCGACGGCATGGGACAGAGTCAGGCCGGCTCGCAAACCGCGATGGATCTGGTCATTACGAACGCATTGATCGTCGATCATTGGGGCATCGTCAAGGCCGACGTCGGCATCAAAAATGGCCGTATCGCAGCGATCGGCAAGGCCGGTAATCCCGACGTGCAAGAAGGCGTCGATATCATCATCGGCCCCGGCACCGAGATCATTGCAGGGGAAGGGCAGATCCTGACCGCCGGCGGCATCGACGCGCATATTCATTTCATTTGTCCGCAGCAGGTCGACGAAGCGCTGATGTCCGGCGTCACGACGATGCTCGGCGGCGGTACGGGGCCCGCGACCGGCACCAATGCGACGACCTGCACGCCGGGACCGTGGAACATACACCGCATGCTACAGGCCTTGGACGGATTGCCGATGAATTTCGGTCTGCTCGGCAAGGGCAATGCCAGTTTGCCCGAAGCGCTCGAAGAACAAATCCGCGCCGGCGCGATGGGTTTGAAGCTGCATGAGGACTGGGGCACGACGCCGGCCGCGATCGATTGTTGTTTGTCGGTGGCCGAGCGTTTCGACGTGCAGGTCGCGATTCATACCGACACGCTGAACGAGTCGGGCTTCGTCGAAGATACGATCGCCGCATTCAAGGGCCGGACGATTCATACCTACCATACCGAAGGCGCTGGCGGCGGCCACGCGCCCGATATCATCAAGGCCTGCGGTCAGGCCAATGTCCTGCCGTCGTCGACCAATCCGACCCGTCCCTATACGATCAATACCGTCGACGAGCATCTGGACATGCTGATGGTTTGCCATCATCTCGATCCGGGCATACCCGAGGATGTCGCATTCGCCGAATCGCGCATCCGCCGCGAAACGATCGCGGCCGAGGACATTCTGCACGATCTCGGCGCGTTTTCGATGATTTCGTCCGATTCGCAGGCGATGGGCCGCGTCGGCGAAGTGATCACACGGACCTGGCAGACCGCGCATAAAATGAAAGTGCAGCGCGGCAGTCTTCAGGAAGACAATGCGCGCCACGATAATTTTCGAATCAAGCGCTATATCGCCAAATACACGATCAATCCGGCGATCAGCCATGGAATCTCGCACGAAGTCGGTTCGGTCGCAGTCGGCAAGTTGGCCGATCTGGTGCTCTGGCAACCGGCTTTTTTCGGAGTGAAACCCAGTTTGATATTGAAAGGCGGATTCATCGCCGCCGCGCCGATGGGCGATCCGAATGCGTCCATTCCGACACCTCAACCCGTGCATTACCGGCCGATGTTCGGTTCGTTCGGCAAGGCCGCCGCGTCGACGTCGATGGTGTTTTTGTCGCAAGCGGGTGCCGACTCGGGGCTGGCCGAAACATTGCGGCTCGATAAACGCATCGGCGCCGTTTCGGGGACGCGTTCGATCGGCAAGCATTCGATGATACATAATCATTATCAACCGGTCATCGAAGTCGATCCGCAAACCTACGTGGTCCGCGCCGACGGGATGTTGCTGACTTGCGAGCCTGCCGACGTGCTGCCGTTCGCCCAACGTTATTTTCTATTTTAA
- the ureE gene encoding urease accessory protein UreE: MLKLTELASSDVTPVDVLILPFETRQKCRFHAVTEGGVEVGLFLPRGHLLRSGLVLTGPDRFNVLVDAAPEPLSVVRSNEPLQFACACYHLGNRHVSLQILPGELRYLSDHVLDHMIEGLGLAVVHAELPFEPEAGAYHGHDH, encoded by the coding sequence ATGCTGAAACTTACCGAACTTGCTAGTTCCGATGTGACTCCCGTCGATGTCCTAATACTGCCTTTCGAAACGAGGCAAAAATGCCGTTTCCATGCCGTGACCGAAGGCGGCGTCGAAGTCGGCTTGTTCTTGCCGCGCGGCCATTTGCTGCGATCGGGGTTGGTGCTGACCGGCCCGGACCGATTCAATGTCTTGGTCGATGCCGCGCCCGAACCTTTGTCGGTCGTGCGCAGCAACGAACCATTGCAGTTTGCGTGCGCTTGTTATCACTTGGGTAACCGCCATGTTTCGCTGCAGATTTTGCCGGGCGAATTGCGATATTTGAGCGATCATGTGCTCGATCACATGATCGAAGGCTTGGGTTTGGCCGTTGTCCACGCGGAATTGCCGTTCGAGCCTGAAGCCGGCGCTTATCACGGCCATGATCACTGA
- a CDS encoding urease accessory UreF family protein — MITDFGLLRLLQLVSPGLPIGMYSYSQGFEGAVEDGLIKNDADAEEWLSGVLENGLARIDLPILVRLHAAWQSRNIHDVHHWSRTLTAYRETAELRSEDRQTGQALARLLTDLNIDEAREWRRRPDTTLAALFALAAVQWRIPLRDTLTGYAWSWLENQVLCAVKLVPLGQVAGQRLLGDLARMLPDLVDRALLIADEGIGGSAFGLALTSSRHEMQYSRLFRS; from the coding sequence ATGATCACTGATTTCGGTTTGCTGCGCTTGCTGCAACTGGTGAGTCCGGGCTTGCCGATCGGCATGTACAGTTATTCTCAGGGTTTCGAAGGCGCGGTCGAGGACGGCTTGATCAAGAACGACGCAGACGCCGAAGAATGGCTTTCAGGCGTGTTGGAAAACGGTTTGGCGCGTATCGATTTGCCTATTTTGGTGCGATTGCATGCTGCTTGGCAGAGCCGAAATATCCACGATGTTCATCATTGGAGCCGGACTTTGACGGCTTATCGCGAGACCGCCGAACTGCGTTCCGAGGATAGGCAAACCGGACAAGCCCTCGCGCGATTATTGACCGACTTGAATATCGACGAAGCGCGGGAATGGCGGCGCCGGCCCGATACCACGCTCGCGGCGCTGTTCGCGTTGGCGGCCGTGCAATGGCGGATACCGCTCCGTGACACGCTGACCGGATACGCATGGAGTTGGCTAGAAAACCAGGTTTTATGTGCAGTCAAATTGGTGCCGTTGGGTCAAGTGGCTGGTCAGCGCTTGTTGGGCGACCTGGCTCGAATGCTCCCTGATTTAGTCGATCGAGCTTTATTGATTGCCGATGAAGGTATCGGCGGTAGTGCATTCGGTCTCGCGCTGACCAGCAGTCGTCATGAGATGCAGTATTCACGCTTATTTCGTTCTTGA